A stretch of Ligilactobacillus faecis DNA encodes these proteins:
- the pfkA gene encoding 6-phosphofructokinase, producing the protein MKRIGILTSGGDASGMNAAVRAIARSAMNAGLEAYGINYGYKGLVEGNIFKMESAQLDGIIDRGGTILYSARFPEFAEEETQLKGIEQLKKFGIDALVVIGGDGSYHGALKLTRHGFNSIGVPGTIDNDIPGTDFTIGFDTAVNVATEALDRINDTATSHQRVFVVEVMGRGAGDIALWSGIAAGADAIVVPEREYDIKAIADKLTKNREHGKDHGLIVLAEGVMSAQDFKEELDKHGDFDSRAITLGHVQRGGVPTAKDRVLASRFGDYAVRLLLEGKGGLAIGIHDNQLVATDIIDTLENHKHVTDVSLLDLNERLSF; encoded by the coding sequence ATGAAACGCATTGGTATTTTAACAAGCGGTGGCGATGCCTCCGGGATGAACGCTGCTGTACGTGCGATTGCTCGTTCTGCCATGAACGCCGGTCTTGAAGCCTATGGTATCAACTATGGCTACAAGGGTCTGGTTGAAGGTAATATCTTCAAGATGGAATCTGCACAATTGGACGGTATCATTGATCGTGGCGGTACAATTCTTTACTCTGCACGTTTCCCAGAATTTGCAGAAGAAGAAACACAACTAAAAGGTATCGAACAACTTAAGAAGTTTGGGATCGATGCTTTAGTTGTGATCGGTGGCGACGGTTCATATCATGGTGCTTTGAAACTTACAAGGCATGGTTTTAACTCGATCGGTGTCCCAGGAACGATCGATAACGATATTCCAGGAACAGATTTTACGATCGGTTTTGATACAGCTGTTAACGTTGCTACAGAAGCACTTGACCGTATCAATGATACAGCAACATCACACCAACGTGTCTTTGTTGTTGAAGTCATGGGTCGTGGTGCTGGTGACATCGCATTGTGGTCTGGGATCGCAGCCGGAGCAGATGCTATTGTCGTACCAGAACGCGAATATGACATCAAAGCGATCGCTGATAAGTTGACAAAGAACCGCGAACATGGCAAAGATCATGGCTTGATCGTGTTAGCTGAAGGAGTTATGTCAGCGCAAGACTTCAAAGAAGAACTTGATAAACATGGTGATTTTGATAGTCGTGCGATCACTTTAGGACACGTCCAACGTGGTGGTGTACCAACTGCTAAAGACCGTGTCTTAGCTAGTCGTTTTGGCGATTATGCTGTTCGTTTGTTGCTTGAAGGCAAAGGTGGCCTTGCTATTGGCATCCACGATAACCAACTTGTTGCAACAGACATTATCGATACTTTAGAAAACCACAAGCATGTGACAGACGTGTCCTTGCTAGACTTAAACGAACGTTTGAGCTTCTAA
- the pyk gene encoding pyruvate kinase, producing MKKTKIVSTLGPASSDLDTICKLIEAGANVFRFNFSHGDHEEHLGRMNLVREAEKVTGKMVGIMLDTKGAEIRTTVQQGGKLHFNIGDEVRISMDASLEGTKEKIAVTYPDLYDDVHEGGHVLFDDGLIDMKIEKKDEANRELVCTVINEGTLGSRKGVNAPGVSINLPGITEKDADDIRFGLDNEINFIAASFVRKPQDVLDIRELLEEKNMEHVQIFPKIESQEGIDNFDEILKVSDGLMIARGDMGVEIPAENVPLVQKSLIKKCNAAGKAVITATQMLDSMQENPRPTRAEASDVANAVFDGTDATMLSGESANGDYPVEAVATMARIDVKAENALRQHKSFALNEFDKTDVTEAIGRAVAEAADNLNIKTIVAATKSGHTARMISKYRPDADILAVTFDERTRRGLSVNWGVFPVVAETPSSTDEMFNLATEKAKEAGFAKEGDLILITAGVPVGEKGTTNVMKIQLIGSKLVEGQGVGDETVIGKAVVATSAAEANEKAVEGAVLVTKTTDKDYLPAIEKASALIVENGGLTSHAAVVGISMGLPVVVGATNATELITDGEVVTVDSRRGIVYHGASNAL from the coding sequence ATGAAAAAGACCAAGATCGTAAGTACACTTGGACCAGCTAGTTCAGATCTAGATACAATTTGCAAATTGATCGAAGCGGGTGCTAATGTTTTCCGTTTCAACTTCTCTCATGGTGACCATGAAGAACATTTAGGCCGTATGAACCTTGTGCGCGAAGCTGAAAAAGTAACAGGCAAGATGGTAGGTATCATGCTTGATACAAAAGGGGCTGAGATCCGTACAACAGTTCAACAAGGTGGTAAGTTACACTTCAACATCGGTGATGAAGTTCGTATCTCAATGGACGCATCACTTGAAGGTACAAAAGAAAAGATCGCTGTTACTTACCCAGACTTGTACGATGACGTACATGAAGGTGGTCATGTTTTATTCGATGATGGTTTGATCGACATGAAGATCGAAAAGAAAGACGAAGCAAACCGCGAATTAGTATGTACAGTTATCAACGAAGGTACACTTGGTTCACGTAAAGGTGTTAACGCTCCTGGCGTTTCCATCAACTTACCTGGTATCACAGAAAAAGATGCTGATGATATCCGCTTTGGTTTAGACAACGAGATCAACTTCATCGCTGCATCATTCGTACGTAAACCTCAAGACGTTTTAGATATTCGTGAACTTTTAGAAGAAAAGAACATGGAACATGTTCAAATCTTCCCTAAGATCGAATCTCAAGAAGGTATCGATAACTTTGACGAGATCTTAAAAGTTTCTGATGGTTTGATGATCGCTCGTGGTGACATGGGTGTTGAGATCCCAGCAGAAAACGTGCCTTTGGTACAAAAATCATTGATCAAGAAGTGTAACGCTGCTGGTAAAGCTGTTATCACAGCTACACAAATGCTTGATTCTATGCAAGAAAACCCACGTCCTACACGTGCCGAAGCTTCTGACGTTGCTAACGCTGTGTTTGACGGTACAGATGCAACAATGCTTTCTGGTGAATCTGCAAACGGTGATTACCCAGTTGAAGCTGTTGCAACAATGGCACGTATCGACGTTAAAGCTGAAAATGCATTGCGTCAACACAAATCATTTGCATTGAATGAATTTGATAAGACAGACGTGACAGAAGCTATTGGTCGCGCTGTTGCTGAAGCTGCTGATAACTTGAACATCAAGACGATCGTAGCAGCTACAAAATCTGGTCATACAGCACGTATGATCTCCAAATACCGTCCAGATGCAGACATCTTGGCTGTGACATTTGACGAACGTACACGTCGTGGCTTGTCTGTAAACTGGGGCGTCTTCCCAGTTGTGGCTGAAACACCAAGCTCAACTGATGAAATGTTCAACTTAGCAACAGAAAAAGCTAAAGAAGCTGGCTTTGCTAAAGAAGGCGACTTGATCTTGATCACTGCTGGTGTTCCTGTTGGTGAAAAAGGTACAACAAACGTTATGAAGATCCAATTGATCGGTTCTAAGTTAGTTGAAGGTCAAGGCGTTGGTGACGAAACAGTTATCGGTAAAGCTGTTGTAGCAACATCTGCTGCAGAAGCAAACGAAAAAGCTGTTGAAGGTGCTGTTCTTGTAACAAAGACAACTGACAAAGACTACTTACCAGCTATCGAAAAAGCATCTGCTTTGATCGTTGAAAACGGTGGTTTGACATCACATGCTGCTGTTGTTGGTATCTCTATGGGTCTCCCAGTTGTTGTTGGTGCTACTAACGCAACAGAATTGATCACTGATGGTGAAGTTGTAACTGTTGACTCTCGTCGCGGTATTGTTTACCATGGTGCATCAAACGCACTTTAA
- a CDS encoding arginine repressor, translating into MKKELRQAKIEQLINQRPLANQEELMAALKELGISATQATISRDIREMQIVKQQDAQGNLRYMIFKAHNSSEQDKLNKAIYDSVTAVILVEFMNVIHTTPRSANVLAAILDDLALEDIAGTVAGFDTVVVISPTRESAVKINTLFNEHLAHDELT; encoded by the coding sequence TTGAAAAAAGAACTACGACAAGCAAAGATCGAGCAGTTGATAAATCAACGACCGCTCGCTAATCAAGAAGAGCTGATGGCAGCACTAAAAGAGCTTGGGATCAGTGCTACGCAGGCCACGATCTCACGTGATATTCGTGAGATGCAGATCGTTAAACAACAAGATGCGCAAGGTAATTTGCGTTATATGATCTTTAAAGCTCACAATAGTTCTGAACAAGATAAATTGAATAAAGCGATCTATGATTCGGTCACAGCAGTCATTTTGGTCGAATTTATGAATGTGATCCATACGACGCCACGGAGTGCGAACGTTTTAGCAGCGATCTTAGATGACCTAGCGTTAGAGGATATTGCTGGGACCGTGGCCGGCTTTGATACTGTAGTCGTCATTAGTCCGACACGTGAAAGTGCAGTGAAGATCAATACTTTATTTAACGAGCATCTTGCACATGATGAGCTTACATAA
- a CDS encoding Crp/Fnr family transcriptional regulator has translation MYNYNYEQKQIVLTNILGSFLQLDETEQKLLAETCHVQLFTYNEIIELSARPSDSLYFMVSGLVACRTFARDAEEVDYLQFYKQGQCFLSLDSFSSQEKLNLELVAFDGEVTLVKIPSKIVMLLRERSRSFEMFLFLELKAQLERMLIFELYCYQLFAKNRVLASLCYLALFYGQDQHNGWICLPHKLTRGILASFARTSRSSVTEVLTQLVAENLALTGRYKMLLDKNFVLEQFEGFYFRDF, from the coding sequence ATGTATAATTATAATTATGAACAAAAGCAGATCGTACTTACTAATATTTTAGGATCTTTTCTGCAATTAGACGAAACTGAACAAAAGCTTTTGGCTGAAACATGCCATGTACAACTTTTTACTTATAATGAGATCATCGAGTTAAGTGCACGCCCAAGTGACTCACTTTATTTTATGGTCAGTGGGTTAGTAGCTTGTCGCACTTTTGCGCGAGATGCAGAGGAAGTGGACTATCTTCAATTTTATAAACAAGGTCAATGTTTTTTATCGCTGGACTCTTTTTCGTCGCAAGAAAAGCTCAATTTAGAGTTAGTAGCCTTTGATGGGGAAGTTACTTTAGTAAAGATCCCAAGTAAGATCGTGATGCTTTTGCGGGAACGTTCGCGCTCTTTTGAGATGTTTTTGTTTTTAGAGCTCAAAGCTCAACTGGAACGAATGCTTATCTTTGAACTCTATTGTTATCAATTATTTGCTAAAAATCGAGTGCTCGCCTCGCTTTGTTATTTGGCTCTTTTTTATGGCCAAGATCAACATAACGGTTGGATCTGTTTGCCTCATAAGTTGACACGGGGGATCTTAGCTTCTTTTGCGCGAACTTCACGTTCATCTGTAACAGAGGTCTTGACACAGTTAGTAGCCGAAAATTTAGCTTTAACAGGGCGCTATAAAATGCTATTAGATAAGAATTTTGTTTTGGAGCAATTTGAGGGGTTTTATTTTAGGGACTTTTGA
- a CDS encoding PBP1A family penicillin-binding protein, which yields MNGFLEKAWQKIAYYSQRFWCWFWAKCKRYQLIRWAIVLVLSLFLCMSIYLTFIAKTSNVKGLKSALEQATEIYDKNDQKAGYLYSQKGTWTSLDNISPNVVDAVLSTEDRNFYKEYGFSVKGIARAGVSYVKNKLTGSQAISGGGSTLTQQLVKNAFLSQEQTFSRKAKEIFIAMQVENTYSKKEILTMYLNHAYFGNGVWGVEDAAKKYFGTSASQLTVPQAATLAGMLTSPNAFNPLDHPEASKKRRDVVLSLMVANNKLTEEQAKQYQAQAMITNDTYVYNSGYKYPYYFDAVISEAINTYGLSESDIMNRGYKIYTTLDQNYQASLQEDFANDYLFPADAASGAKAQGASVAIDPKTGGVAAVVGGRSGTHVFRGYNRGTQLVRSPGSTIKPLAVYAPALAKGYHYDTELPDKLKSYGTNKYTPHNWNNVYTGELPMYKALAESKNTSAVWLLNKIGVKTGFDSVEKFGIKLDESDENLSLALGGLKKGVSPYQIASAYTAFANDGVRYDPHFIRKIVDASGKTIVDNGDVDSHQVLSAKNAKEMTSMMIDVYTIGTGSNAKPAGYTIAGKTGSTQGNGIDPNSADTDHWYVGYTPDIVLATWVGFDSNKNSIEDAGSRGGALLFKTEMENILPYTKQTKFDVAAASTLAKEDETNNTESWWDKLKKAGQQAENETSDWRDTADSWLQKGRDVWNNLFGN from the coding sequence ATGAATGGATTTTTAGAAAAAGCCTGGCAAAAAATAGCCTATTACAGCCAACGTTTTTGGTGCTGGTTTTGGGCTAAGTGTAAGAGATATCAATTGATCCGCTGGGCGATCGTCTTAGTTTTATCGCTTTTTTTATGTATGAGTATCTATTTGACTTTTATTGCAAAGACGTCAAATGTTAAAGGTTTGAAAAGCGCATTAGAACAAGCAACTGAGATCTATGATAAAAATGATCAAAAAGCAGGGTATCTGTATTCGCAAAAAGGGACTTGGACCTCACTTGATAATATTTCACCAAATGTCGTAGATGCTGTTTTGTCAACTGAGGATCGTAATTTTTATAAAGAATACGGTTTTTCTGTCAAAGGTATCGCCCGAGCAGGTGTGTCTTATGTCAAAAATAAACTGACTGGTAGCCAAGCGATCAGTGGTGGGGGCAGTACTTTAACGCAACAATTAGTCAAAAATGCTTTTTTATCGCAAGAGCAGACGTTCTCGCGTAAGGCTAAAGAGATCTTTATCGCAATGCAAGTCGAAAATACGTATAGCAAAAAAGAGATCTTAACGATGTATTTGAATCATGCTTATTTTGGGAATGGTGTCTGGGGTGTTGAAGATGCGGCCAAAAAGTATTTTGGGACAAGTGCAAGTCAATTGACTGTTCCGCAAGCAGCCACGCTGGCTGGAATGCTGACAAGTCCTAATGCTTTTAATCCTCTTGATCACCCTGAAGCTTCTAAAAAAAGACGGGATGTTGTTTTGAGTCTGATGGTTGCTAATAATAAACTGACTGAAGAACAAGCTAAACAATATCAAGCACAAGCGATGATCACAAATGATACGTATGTTTATAATTCTGGTTATAAATATCCCTATTATTTTGATGCTGTGATCTCGGAAGCGATCAATACGTATGGCTTAAGTGAATCGGACATCATGAACCGCGGATACAAGATCTACACAACATTAGATCAAAACTACCAAGCCAGCCTGCAAGAAGATTTTGCAAATGACTATCTTTTTCCAGCAGATGCCGCCAGTGGGGCTAAAGCTCAAGGAGCATCGGTTGCGATCGACCCTAAGACCGGCGGGGTAGCAGCTGTTGTTGGAGGACGCAGTGGGACTCATGTTTTTCGGGGGTATAATCGTGGAACACAGTTAGTTCGTTCACCTGGGTCAACGATCAAACCGTTAGCTGTTTATGCACCTGCATTGGCCAAAGGGTATCATTATGATACAGAACTACCTGACAAACTCAAAAGTTATGGAACTAATAAGTATACACCACATAATTGGAACAACGTTTATACTGGAGAACTTCCAATGTATAAAGCCTTAGCTGAAAGTAAAAATACGTCTGCGGTCTGGTTACTGAACAAGATCGGTGTTAAAACAGGCTTTGATTCAGTTGAAAAATTTGGGATCAAACTTGATGAGTCAGACGAGAATTTAAGTTTAGCTTTAGGGGGACTAAAGAAAGGGGTCTCTCCATATCAGATCGCTAGTGCATATACGGCTTTTGCCAATGATGGAGTCCGTTATGATCCGCATTTTATTCGCAAGATCGTAGATGCTTCTGGTAAGACGATCGTTGATAATGGTGATGTTGATTCACATCAAGTTTTATCTGCAAAAAATGCTAAAGAAATGACGAGCATGATGATCGACGTTTATACGATCGGGACAGGAAGCAATGCTAAACCAGCAGGATATACGATCGCTGGAAAGACAGGTTCGACTCAAGGAAATGGTATTGATCCTAATAGTGCGGACACTGATCATTGGTATGTTGGATATACACCAGATATCGTACTAGCAACTTGGGTCGGTTTTGATTCAAATAAAAATTCGATCGAAGATGCTGGTTCACGTGGAGGAGCTTTGTTATTCAAAACAGAGATGGAAAATATCTTGCCATATACAAAAC